The following proteins are encoded in a genomic region of Thioclava nitratireducens:
- a CDS encoding GNAT family N-acetyltransferase: MQDTIEIARETPLGGDLAELHARHAAAMHADTPPESIHMLPPDALAAPGISFFVMRQAGRPVGMGALKRIAPDEGEIKSMHILSEMRGQGLAQRMLEQLVEAARAEGMARLYLETGSQDSFAPARQLYLRAGFTECGPYVGYQPDPNSVFLMRAI, translated from the coding sequence ATGCAAGACACGATCGAAATCGCGCGCGAGACCCCGCTGGGGGGCGATCTCGCAGAGCTTCACGCCCGCCACGCGGCGGCGATGCACGCCGATACGCCGCCGGAGTCGATCCACATGCTGCCGCCCGATGCGCTCGCCGCTCCCGGCATCTCGTTTTTCGTTATGCGGCAGGCGGGACGCCCGGTCGGCATGGGGGCGCTGAAGCGCATCGCGCCCGATGAGGGCGAGATCAAGTCGATGCACATCCTTTCCGAAATGCGCGGGCAGGGGCTGGCGCAGCGGATGCTCGAGCAGTTGGTCGAAGCCGCCCGCGCCGAGGGCATGGCGCGCCTCTATCTCGAGACCGGATCGCAGGACTCCTTCGCCCCGGCGCGCCAGCTTTACCTGCGCGCGGGCTTTACGGAATGCGGGCCCTATGTCGGCTACCAGCCCGATCCGAATTCCGTCTTCCTGATGCGCGCGATCTGA